In Penaeus chinensis breed Huanghai No. 1 chromosome 40, ASM1920278v2, whole genome shotgun sequence, one genomic interval encodes:
- the LOC125047158 gene encoding heterogeneous nuclear ribonucleoprotein A3 homolog 2-like has translation MRCNVFAFGLNTALLEMRNSTAPSVTLCTSTVLCTNSRAVLDTEEEMKTRKIFMNNSVPWKVQLLTLLVAVAVSLAQNTRGGGGFVGVIAGGFGGGGGGGGGCGGGGCGGGFGGGGGYGGGFGGSSGGCRYWCRTNIGQYYCCEGGGNNINYPVVKPGRCPPVRPQCPPVRTFRPPSTCSSDSSCAGSDKCCYDTCLRHHTCKPPNFYG, from the exons ATGAGATGCAATGTATTTGCCTTTGGACTTAACACTGCCCTCCTGGAGATGCGAAATTCCACTGCACCTTCG GTGACACTCTGCACCTCTACCGTGTTGTGCACCAACTCTAGAGCAGTGTTAGatacagaggaagagatgaaaaccCGGAAAATATTCATGAACAACAGT GTCCCGTGGAAGGTGCAGCTGCTGACGCTGCTGGTGGCGGTCGCCGTGAGCCTCGCCCAGAACACGCGCGGAGGAGGAGGCTTCGTGGGCGTCATCGCCGGCGGtttcggcggcggcggaggcggaggcggcggttgcggcggcggcggctgcggcggAGGTTTCGGCGGTGGTGGCGGCTACGGCGGAGGGTTCGGCGGCTCCAGCGGGGGCTGCCGGTACTGGTGCAGAACCAATATCGGCCAGTACTATTGCTGCGAGGGCGGCGGGAACAACATAAACTATCCTGTTG TGAAGCCAGGCAGATGCCCGCCCGTGCGACCGCAGTGCCCGCCCGTGAGGACCTTCCGCCCTCCGTCCACGTGCAGCAGTGACTCCAGCTGCGCCGGCTCCGACAAGTGTTGTTACGACACGTGCCTTCGCCACCACACCTGCAAGCCGCCCAACTTTTACGGCTGA